In Triticum urartu cultivar G1812 chromosome 6, Tu2.1, whole genome shotgun sequence, the following proteins share a genomic window:
- the LOC125515215 gene encoding probable monogalactosyldiacylglycerol synthase 3, chloroplastic yields MEAPTAAPRVRSIRETVLESVAAYHQQQRMRRRFRKSLSYAGELSSAGASTSASLASLAGPEDDDEPFWEEEEGTVELVQLGANRAKNVLVLMSDTGGGHRASAEAIKDAFRIEFGDDYRVFVKDLCKDHAGWPLNNMESSYKFMVKHVQLWKVAFHGTSPRWVHNFYLAALASFYAKKVEAGLKKYKPDIIISVHPLMQHIPLWVLKWQGLQNRVVFATVITDLNTCHPTWFHADVNRCYCPSEEVAKRAELDDLKSSQIRVFGLPIRPSFCRAVLVKDDLRKELELDPDLPAVLLMGGGEGMGPVKKTAKALGDALFDKELGKPIGQLVVICGRNKTLSSSLQALEWKMPIKIRGFETQMEKWMGACDCIITKAGPGTIAEALIRGLPIILNDFIPGQEVGNVPYVVDNGAGVFSKSPKETAELVARWFGPGAEERKRMSENALKLAQPEAVFDIVRDIHELSQEQGVKAQISSSLTSSFFIPSPEASHCPSPIPLV; encoded by the exons ATGGAGGCGCCGACGGCAGCGCCGCGGGTGCGGTCGATCCGGGAGACGGTGCTGGAGAGCGTGGCGGCGTACCACCAGCAGCAGCGGATGCGCCGCAGGTTCCGCAAGAGCCTCTCCTACGCCGGGGAGCTCTCCTCCGCGggcgcctccacctccgcctccctcgcctcgctcgccgggcccgaggacgacgacgagcccttctgggaggaggaggagggcacCGTGGAGCTCGTCCAGCTCGGCGCCAACCGCGCCAAGAACGTCCTCGTCCTCATGAGCGACACCGGCGGCGGCCACCGCGCCTCCGCCGAGGCCATCAAGGACGCCTTCCGCATCGAATTCGGCGACGACTACCGG GTGTTCGTCAAGGACCTGTGCAAGGACCACGCCGGCTGGCCGCTCAACAACATGGAGAGCTCCTACAAGTTCATGGTGAAGCACGTGCAGCTCTGGAAGGTGGCCTTCCACGGCACATCGCCCCGATGGGTCCACAACTTCTACCTCGCCGCCCTCGCCTCCTTCTACGCCAA GAAGGTTGAGGCTGGATTGAAGAAGTACAAGCCAGACATAATAATTAGTGTTCACCCCCTCATGCAACACATTCCTCTATGGGTACTCAAATGGCAAGGTCTGCAGAACAGAGTAGTCTTCGCCACTGTCATCACTGATCTTAACACTTGCCACCCTACATG GTTCCATGCTGATGTGAATAGGTGTTACTGCCCATCGGAGGAAGTAGCCAAGAGGGCAGAACTGGATGACCTAAAAAGTTCTCAGATCCGTGTGTTCGGTCTTCCCATTCGACCATCATTCTGCCGTGCTGTCCTTGTCAAG GATGATTTGCGGAAGGAACTTGAATTGGATCCTGACCTACCGGCAGTGTTGCTGATGGGAGGTGGAGAGGGCATGGGTCCTGTAAAGAAGACCGCGAAAGCCCTTGGAGATGCATTGTTTGACAAAGAGCTCGGAAAACCAATCGGGCAGCTTGTTGTCATTTGTGGTCGGAACAAAACACTGAGCTCCTCATTGCAGGCTCTTGAATGGAAAATGCCAATAAAG ATTAGGGGATTCGAGACCCAAATGGAGAAATGGATGGGGGCTTGTGATTGCATTATAACAAAG GCTGGACCAGGCACCATTGCTGAAGCCTTGATTAGGGGTCTTCCTATCATCCTTAATGACTTCATACCTGGACAG GAAGTTGGCAACGTCCCTTATGTCGTGGACAACGGCGCGGGCGTGTTCTCCAAGAGCCCTAAGGAAACGGCCGAACTTGTCGCCCGCTGGTTCGGTCCAGGCGCGGAGGAACGCAAGAGGATGTCGGAGAACGCGTTGAAATTGGCCCAGCCGGAAGCTGTGTTCGACATTGTCAGAGACATCCACGAGCTGTCCCAGGAGCAAGGGGTGAAGGCGCAGATCTCCAGCTCCCTGACGTCGTCCTTCTTCATACCATCTCCTGAAGCCAGCCATTGCCCCAGCCCCATCCCGCTCGTGTGA